The region AATCCGGGACAGGCCAGCTTGCTGGCCTCCATCGCACTGATGCGTGACAGATTTGCAAAAATTGTTGGCGAGGTACGTCACGGCAGTGAAAGCGTCGCCACCGCCAGCATTGAGATCGCCCAAGGCAACCAGGACTTGAGCAGCCGCACCGAAAACCAGGCCAGCGCCCTGGAGCAAACCGCCGCCAGCATGGAAGAGTTGTCCTCCACCGTCAAACAAAACGCCGACAACGCCCGCCAGGCCAACCAGCTGGCCATGAATGCCAGCAGCGTCGCCGTGCAAGGTGGTGAAGTCGTGTCCCAGGTGGTGCACACCATGAAAGGCATCAATGAGGCCAGCCGCAAGATCAGCGACATCATCAGCGTCATAGACGGCATTGCCTTCCAGACCAACATCCTGGCGCTGAATGCCGCCGTGGAAGCCGCCCGTGCCGGTGAGCAAGGCCGTGGCTTTGCCGTAGTGGCCTCCGAGGTGCGCTCACTGGCCGGGCGCAGTGCCGAAGCCGCCAAGGAAATCAAGGCCTTGATCAACACCAGTGTCGAGCGGGTTGAACAAGGCACCACGCTGGTGGATCAGGCGGGCACCACCATGCAGGAAGTGGTCAACAGCATTCGCCGGGTGACCGACATCATGGGCGAAATCAGCGCGGCCAGCAACGAGCAAAGCCAGGGGGTCAGCCAGGTGGGTGAAGCGGTCACCCAAATGGATCAGGTGACCCAGCAGAATGCGGCGCTGGTGGAGGAAATGGCTGCCGCAGCCAGCAGCCTGAAATCCCAGGCGCAGGAATTGGTACAAACCGTGGCGGTGTTCAAGCTGGGCACCGGTGATGTGACCCACACGGTGGTGCCCACGGCGGCCGTGCGCGCACACCCACCCAAGGTCAGCCATTTCAAAGGGCCGGATCGCCGGGCCAGCGGCACCCCCAAGGGGGCTGCAGCCCGTGGCCACAGCGCACCTTCCAGCCGCCCAGCCCCGGCCAAAGCCCCCAGCGCAGCACCGTCCCCTTTGGCAGCACCGGCCCCCAAGCCAGCCCCTAAACCTGCGACTCAGGCCAGTGGCAGTAATGATGGGGATTGGGAGACGTTTTAAGGACATGTCACGCTCATGATCGCTCTATAAATCAGAGCTTCTAGACCTTACCAAACAAGGGCTAGAGAGAAAACCAATGTCATAAATTGAATTCCTAAGCGCCTTGTGAGCATCCTGATCCGGGTCACAATCATGGCGATCTGTGGACACTATCTCATTTTCAGAAAGCTTCAACAACATGACCCCATCATTGACAAGTTGGCATCGCATTGGCTTGGGTGCCAAACTGGCTCTCAGCAACTTTGTTTTAGTTGCCGCGGTGTTGACCTTGGGTGTGCTGGCCATTGGCTACTCCATCTCACAAACGATTGAGAACCGCGCCACCACCGAAGTAGCGGACAAAACCCAAATGCTCATCAACCTGATTGAGGGAACCGACCGCGATCTGAGAGTACGCACCAACGCCTTAGCCAAAGCCTTTCAAGGCAACCTCAAAGGCACGTTTGAGATGTTCCCTGCCAGCATCGACATCAAAGGTCAGGCCACCCCTACCTTGAAGCTGGATGGCAAAACCGTCAACCTTGACTTTACGTTGGTTGACCACTTCACAGACATGACCGGGGCCGTGGCCACCGTGTTTGCCAAGTCAGGCGACAATTTTGTACGTATCACCACCTCCCTCAAAAACGAGAAGGGAGAACGCGCCATCGGCACCTTGCTCGACCGCGCCCACCCCGGATACAAAGCCACGATGGCGGGGGTCAGCTTTACAGGCCTTGCCACGCTGTTTGGTCGTCAGTACATGACGCAATACAACCCGATCAAAGATGCACAAGGGCGCATCGTAGGATTAAGCTTTATCGGACTGGATTTTTCTGACTACCTCGCCGCCCTCAAGGATTCGGTGCGAGGTCTGAAAATTGGCCAGACGGGCTATTTTTACGTGCTCAACGCCAAGCCAGGTGACAAACTCGGTGAGCTCATCATCCACCCCGCCAGTGAAGGCAAAAACCTGTTGGCGACCAAAGATGCCAACGGTCGCGAATTCATCAAGGATATTCTGGCGCAAAAGAACGGTCAGATCCGCTACCCATGGATCAACCCGGCGTTGGGCGAGACCGTTCCACGAGAAAAAGTGGTGGCCTTTGCGTATCTTAAAAACTGGGATTGGGTCGTTGCTGGCGGCACGTATGTGGATGAATACACCGTTGAAATTAACCGCTTGCGCAACATGTATGCCATCGCTGGCTTGCTGATTGTGCTGGTCATCACAGGCATCTGGCTGCTGTTGATTCGGCGCATGGTGGTGCGTCCCATGGGTATGGTCACCGCCGCTGCTGAAAAAATTGCCCAAGGCGACTTGAGCACCACATTGGTGACAGATCGCCAGGACGAAGTCGGCCATTTGATTTTGGCCATGGGCAAAATGGAAACCGTACTTAACCAGTTTCAATTAGCACAAGCCGAGATGGCTCACCAGCATAACGCTGGAAACATTGACCATGTGATGCCTGCCGTGAGCCTGCCAGGTGCATATGGCGAAATGGCGCAAAGCATCAATACGCTGGTGCAATCACACATTGAAGTGAAGATGAAAGTGGTGGATGTGGTCACTGGTTACGCAGAAGGGCGACTCGACATCGCCATGGCGCGCCTGCCCGGCCAAAGAGCGCGTATCAGCGAAGCAGTTGATAAAGTGCAATATGCATTGCAACAAGCCAGCACCGCAGCACGTTTTAATGCCCGAGTCAAAACCGCGCTGGATAACGTCAGCTTGCCGGTGCGTATTGCGGATGTCGATGGCACGGTGATCTACATCAACCACGCCTTGCAAACCACCCTGCGGCAAAATGCAGCGGGTTTCCGTCGACAAATTCCTGGCTTTGATACTGAAAAAGTGGTTGGCGGCAGCATAGGTATGTTTTACGCTGAACCACAGGCGGCAGTGACACGCTTGCGCAATTTGACGACTGTCGCCCATTCGCGCCTGAATCTGGGGGGACGCTTGTATGACCTCACCACAACGCCGGTGAACACTGCTGAAGGTGAACGCTTGGGCACAGTGGGTCAGTGGCAAGATGTCACAGAACAACTCCGCGCCGAGGAAGACATTGACAAAGCGGTTCAAGCCGCCGCGTGTGGTGACTTGAGTGGCCGTTTGAGCCTGGAAGGTAAAAACGGTTTTTTTGCCAACCTCTCCAATGGCATGAACCAGTTGCTGGATACCAGCGAAGGCGTCATGACCGACGTGGCCGATGCCCTGAGTGCCTTGGCAAAGGGCGACTTGACCCACCGTATCCGCCGGGACTATCAAGGCCTGTTTGGCAAGGTCAAAGACAGTGTGAACACTTCCAGCGATAACCTGACACGTGTCATGGAAGAGGTTCGTGCCGCTGCCGATGCCCTTACAGGTGCTGCCAATCAGGTGTCAGCCACAGCCCAAGCGCTCAGCCAGGCTGCCAGTGAGCAGGCATCAAGTGTGGAACAAACCACGTCCAGCATCAGCCTGAT is a window of Rhodoferax lithotrophicus DNA encoding:
- a CDS encoding methyl-accepting chemotaxis protein, yielding MSSFSTMTVARRLALLISVAVLGVVLLTTIFLYSERTLILNERQNAVRQTVEIAHNLVTHYQQLATTGKMSETEAQQLAKDTIRQLRYGGDEYFWINDMNNTMVLHPIKPEMEGKNLMDIQDPTGLHLFSEFVRTVKTSGSGFVNYMWSKPGSTEPVPKVSYVKGFAPWGWVIGSGVYVDTVNATVFNRAIGIALGTAFLIGILLALGVYISRSILNQLGCEPNEAAVITQQLAEGNLAINISLKNPGQASLLASIALMRDRFAKIVGEVRHGSESVATASIEIAQGNQDLSSRTENQASALEQTAASMEELSSTVKQNADNARQANQLAMNASSVAVQGGEVVSQVVHTMKGINEASRKISDIISVIDGIAFQTNILALNAAVEAARAGEQGRGFAVVASEVRSLAGRSAEAAKEIKALINTSVERVEQGTTLVDQAGTTMQEVVNSIRRVTDIMGEISAASNEQSQGVSQVGEAVTQMDQVTQQNAALVEEMAAAASSLKSQAQELVQTVAVFKLGTGDVTHTVVPTAAVRAHPPKVSHFKGPDRRASGTPKGAAARGHSAPSSRPAPAKAPSAAPSPLAAPAPKPAPKPATQASGSNDGDWETF
- a CDS encoding Cache 3/Cache 2 fusion domain-containing protein is translated as MTPSLTSWHRIGLGAKLALSNFVLVAAVLTLGVLAIGYSISQTIENRATTEVADKTQMLINLIEGTDRDLRVRTNALAKAFQGNLKGTFEMFPASIDIKGQATPTLKLDGKTVNLDFTLVDHFTDMTGAVATVFAKSGDNFVRITTSLKNEKGERAIGTLLDRAHPGYKATMAGVSFTGLATLFGRQYMTQYNPIKDAQGRIVGLSFIGLDFSDYLAALKDSVRGLKIGQTGYFYVLNAKPGDKLGELIIHPASEGKNLLATKDANGREFIKDILAQKNGQIRYPWINPALGETVPREKVVAFAYLKNWDWVVAGGTYVDEYTVEINRLRNMYAIAGLLIVLVITGIWLLLIRRMVVRPMGMVTAAAEKIAQGDLSTTLVTDRQDEVGHLILAMGKMETVLNQFQLAQAEMAHQHNAGNIDHVMPAVSLPGAYGEMAQSINTLVQSHIEVKMKVVDVVTGYAEGRLDIAMARLPGQRARISEAVDKVQYALQQASTAARFNARVKTALDNVSLPVRIADVDGTVIYINHALQTTLRQNAAGFRRQIPGFDTEKVVGGSIGMFYAEPQAAVTRLRNLTTVAHSRLNLGGRLYDLTTTPVNTAEGERLGTVGQWQDVTEQLRAEEDIDKAVQAAACGDLSGRLSLEGKNGFFANLSNGMNQLLDTSEGVMTDVADALSALAKGDLTHRIRRDYQGLFGKVKDSVNTSSDNLTRVMEEVRAAADALTGAANQVSATAQALSQAASEQASSVEQTTSSISLMSASINQNSDNARITNGMATKASTEASDGGHAVSQTVVAMKQIAAKIGIVDDIAYQTNLLALNAAIEAARAGEHGKGFAVVAAEVRKLAERSQEAAKEIGELASQSVTTAERAGKLLDEIVPSIQKTSELVQEITAASSEQSGSITHIGGAMDQLSKATQQNASASEELAATSEELSGQAEQLQQSVAFFKTGDSRHAVNVRHSRLTTPSRLAPPRVVG